GAACATGACATATTGTAACTCAGGCTCGACGATTGTGttgagtatagggtgttacacaacACAAATTtaaaggttttaaaaaaaaagataacttttttttataatatcaaaggactaaataagttattatgctttatttaatttaaactttAATACTTAAATATTAGATTAACTTAAAATTCTAATATCACAAGTAGAAATATATTTTAAATCCTATAATCAGTTTAGGTAAAACCATGAAACCTACATAAAAtcataatatgtgaattgacattaTACCAAGTAAAAAGATATAACTAGAGTTTTGTTTCATTTTGTAATGAATTTTTAATTGATATACTTAAAATCTTTACCTAAATATGTAATCAAGGTGTTGGAGAGACATTAGAATTTGGATCATCCCTTTACCTAATTTAAGATATTTGGTTGTCCTCATCTTTTAGGACTTGAATCCAAGTCCGTACAATTAACAATGTTTGTAAGAACAATTAATTGGTGTGAGAAAAAGAAATTTGACTAAAAGTTACTAAATATGGGTTGACCAAATGCAGGAAAAACGACCATGTAATTATCACCCGCACTATCTCTATCTAATTTATTGCTTCTACTTAataagaaattaataataataaataataataatcaaactTCAACCCACTTGTTTTGTCCCCAAAAAATTGCACTTCAACCTCATTTTATAGGTTAATCATGTTATAGCAGGAAAAGCAAACTCAAGTCTCtgtattttaaaatataacaattaattaaaaaacattttaaattaatcatttttaatgTAAGAAATAAATGCGATAATATTTATGTTTATTTAATTCATTATACCATATGGTTTTCATTTTATGTTTTGTGTTAAAAAATAAGTAGCTTAAGCCAGAAATAGTGTGGGAATGCGTAATGGTTGGCGTCAAGACAGAGGCCGCAGCTTTTTAATGTGGGGTGGCGTCGACTGAACCTATCTGTCGTGGCCGTAGCGTCCCTATCATAcggatgaagaaataaaatatgtttgCTGCTTGTGTTTTGACTTTGGTTTATATGTTTTCAAATTTTAACATTGATGAGGAATTGAAAGAGAACAAATTTTCAaaccaaaaaattaaaacaagATAAACATGAACAATTGGACGAgacaataaataataattattgaaaCATGGCTGATTCTTTTATAACTTTAAATGTCCAGTTCACATACAAATTTGATTTTTTCCTAAATATACGTTAACTAAAATATTTGGGTTAATATACAaatgtattatatttatttaaaatcttaTTTTCTTAACTTAATTGGTATTTAAACTCGACAACCGTAAGTTAATTTGATGTTCTTTTAAGTATATAACTAATACTATTAAAATGTGATAACATGTTGATGTAGTACCGACGATTAATAGTACAATGACGCATGACAATATCATATTTTAATACATGTCATCATGTCATTGGTCgtcaatataatattattttattttaatagtgttAGTCAACTACCTAAAAAAAGTAACAAATTAATTTACAGTTGTTAAGTTTAAATACCAGATTAAAAATTTCAAGTGTCTAAATATATTTTAACCCAAAAGGTTTATATATTTATCTagttgaaaaatatttttgtgTCTTCAAATGTGTAGTTTACGTGAAGCCACCATGTGAGgaaataaaagataaataatatatttatctttGAAACCAAAAtagtaaatattcttttatagCATTGGTTAATGTTTCTTTGCTAAATTTGGGTTTAGGTAAAATTTGATAACGTAGTATTGTGAAATTATGTCAGgtcatcatttaaaaattaaatcatttgtTTTCAATATACTAAATACTAATTGTAAAACGTTAATACTGCAAAACATCTTAAAAGTATTTATTTCACGAAATGTAATCTCATTTGTATATGTTGAATATTAGATAATATCATTAGGAATTTATGaagattgaatgaaattttttttgtaaaactATATAGAAATGAAGTTTAACAttgcaaatcaaaatttatgtatatttttcttttaaaaataataagaagTATAAAAAAATTGAAGAGTTAAATCATCCGTAAAGTGATTAAATAAATCCGTTGTTATCCGAAatcaacaaataaaaaaaataaattagtaGAAGCCATGAAAAAAGATTTTAGATAATTAGTGAGATAACAtgaatgatttatatatatatagacatagGGTGTGAATTGGTCCATAGTATTGATACGAAATAATATGCCATACGTTGAACACTGTTTCGATTTCAAGACGAATAATATTTGATTAATTCGATATTCTTGATTTCATGAAAGACTGCCTTCAAAGAGAAGAAAACAATATTCATTACCAGCAGGCATTATCGTTATTGACTTGGGAAATGCTTATTCTAAACGTAGTTTAATGGCTTAAAATAATGAGTGAAACTCAAGCTAATCACCAATGATGGTtgaatttctttcttttctttttaatggaACCCAACTCCGTACCCTAACCCATCATTATTTCCACATCAGCGCTGagttgcaattttttttttttttttgggtgggTGGTGGCAAACAAACCGGCCGAAAAAGTCAAAACGCGCATGGATTGGAGTCACTGAGTCAATTTTAAGAGGCGCCGGAACCGAGCCCAGCTAGCCATTTAGCCACAGGGGATTAATACGATACGGCAGTCTTTGGCTCATATGGACGGACAGAAATAACGTTATACGGAAACCCATTTTCAGTTTGACATTAACCCCAGCCATTCCTTTTCACCTTTTAAAATTAAACCCACTTGaagaaatttttaatatattttattggaTCCGACGATTATGCAATCattcttttttattaaattaaaatatactttattaattatatatttttaaaaatatatgttatCTTTTTTACAATCTTAAATCAAgtaaaaaatatgtaaaattacaGTCGTGACTCAATAAACATgtaattttcttaaaaataatttattagataTACACTTTAATTAACATTTCTTAGAAAAGCATTAGCATGAATGTCAAAATtgcatataaaatataaaagtgggTTGATTGCTAGAAGCATAAATAATGGCATCAAAGTTTAATTATAGCAAATATTGAGAAGAGGGAGTTGGGCAAGTTGATTAAAGCCAAACAGGCTAGCATTAGCTTAAAAGTTTAGGATAAATTCCCCCAACTTAATTAGATGTGTAATTATATCTTAATTAGCAAGTTAGAGAGCACAAGTAAACCCTTATCTTTTCGTTGTAATTAGGGTGGAACATCATGGGTattttaagaaattatttaaCGAACTTGACATTTGAAATATCCTATTAAAAACCAGGTTTTTCCATATCAGTCACTGGGGAAAAAAAACACATCAATACTAATCCACAGAAATCCTAATCCGCCACACGTTGGATTCGTCAGGGCCACATTGTCAACGCCCCTCCCAACACAACAAAATCCAATCAGTTTGccattacttttattttttttattcttgtCTGCAATATAAGGCAACCCACACCACCAAACTTTTCATTTCAGCTTGTCAAACAAGAAAAGCACAACTTTAAAACGCTAACAGGAGAGAAAACGAAATACAAACAGAAAAAAAATGAAGCTAGTTTGGTCTCCGGAGACAGCATCCAAGGCTTATATCGATACTGTTAAATCTGTAAGCACTAatcaaattgttttttttttggggggttttttaaaattcatttgattgatgttgggttttttttgtttttggttatTTGGTTTGTAGTGTGAACTTCATCATGAATCTGGTGTAGCAGAGCTTGTTTCAGCCATGGCAGCCGGCTGGAACGCGAGATTCATTGTGGAGACATGGTCACAGGGTGGCGCTACCGCCACAAGCGTTGGCCTGGCTGTTGCTAGCGGCCATACAAATGGAAGACATGTTTCTATAGTCCCCGACGAAAGATCAAGATTAGAATACGTCGAGGCCTTAGAAGAAGCCGGTATGTCACCGCCCGAAGTCATCGTCGgggaacctgaggaagcaatGAATCAGTTAAACGGCATAGATTTCATGGTGGTGGATAGTCAGCGAAGGGACATTTCCAGGGTATTAAGGCTAGCGAAACTGAGTAACCGAGGGGCAGTTCTTATATGCAAGAACGCTAGTTCCAAAAATGGTTCCAGTTTCAAATGGAGAAGCATGATCGATGATGGTTCACGACGGCTTGTCCGTTCTGTGTTTCTTCCGGTAGGGAAAGGCTTGGACATTGCACATATAGCCACCAGTGGGGGAAATTCAGGTTCAGGCAAAGTCCAAAGGCGGTGGATCAAACATGTTGATCGTTAATCTGGGGAAGAACATGTCATACGAAAATAGAACAATCTTGTATTTctagaagaaaaaagaagaataagaagaagaaaaagaaaagcataATTTGTTATATCTGTTTCAACTTTCTTGATCTTGACTATTGACTTTTATAGGAATTTGAACCTGAAAATTGTTTGGAACAAGTTTCCAAATACAATCACCTGTTTTAATGGAGATTTTGTAGCATATTTTCTATTTTAAACAATCTCTTTaccaatttccttttctttttgacAATATGATTTTGTGAGAATTGAAGAATCAAAACCTTGTTTCGTGTAAGAACCATTTGAATCTATACATATTATCCATGACTGATTTGATGTACCACGGTAGCGTATGTTGGTTATAATTACAACAAGGGAATATAACCGCAAACAAGTTTTAACAAGAAATAAGGACAAAACACTCCTTTAAGCTCCCTTAACTGTCTACTTCATGACTGATTTGATGTTCAGACACCTTTAACGAAGGATTTCTTGTCTGAAAGGGCCTTGTTTATTTTCAAGGTAATTTTACTTCTCCTTCCTACTGCAGCCCATGAAAAAGAATGGAAGCACAAATAAACAGTAATCTAAACCCAATCACAAATATCAttgaaaaaaagagaggaaaaaccaCCCACATATTGTTGTCTCCAAAACAACACGGAATCACAAAGCAGCAAAAGCAGGTGGCAGTGTCCGCTTGTAAATGTGAACAACTCCTATATCTTTgcaattttcttcttttttcttatcTTTTGTTTATTGCGGCAGCATCAAAGATTTCATGTTTGGTTCAAGAAAAGAGGACAATGATTAATATGGTTATGTCGCCAAAAATTAAAAGATCAGCAGCATATCATACAATCGCAAACAAAAGATCATGCCGTAGTAAATAAGATATGTTGAATTGCATCTTTATTGCAAACTGTCGAGACACTGAACATTACACAGTATGTTGCAACATTTAATAGCAACGCTTTGAATAATGTTAGGACAACCTGATAATTTTGCcttgtaattatttttattgcTTAATATCTATTTGTTATTCTCTTGTACTATACACAAATTTTCACtttgatatttttttaaaaaaaaatattcttaAACTATAAAAGTAAGTGTATTTTATAATAGGAAAACAATCATCACCTTATCGATAAATTGAAGCAAGTGCGTTTTTCTATATAACTTTAGCCTTCGAAACTCCTGAATCCTCTTTTCTCTTGCCTCTCTTTGCTGTCTTGG
This window of the Gossypium arboreum isolate Shixiya-1 chromosome 12, ASM2569848v2, whole genome shotgun sequence genome carries:
- the LOC108479059 gene encoding uncharacterized protein LOC108479059; this encodes MKLVWSPETASKAYIDTVKSCELHHESGVAELVSAMAAGWNARFIVETWSQGGATATSVGLAVASGHTNGRHVSIVPDERSRLEYVEALEEAGMSPPEVIVGEPEEAMNQLNGIDFMVVDSQRRDISRVLRLAKLSNRGAVLICKNASSKNGSSFKWRSMIDDGSRRLVRSVFLPVGKGLDIAHIATSGGNSGSGKVQRRWIKHVDR